A single Phycisphaerae bacterium DNA region contains:
- a CDS encoding rhodanese-like domain-containing protein, producing the protein MLLVDVRQPEEHEHCRIEKSLLFPLPRLQAAIEEIRQLAQGQPVVTYCHHGHRSVQAAAILREAGIGRVMSMAGGIDAWSTEIDPNVPRY; encoded by the coding sequence ATGCTGCTTGTCGACGTGCGTCAGCCGGAGGAACACGAGCACTGTCGAATTGAAAAGTCACTGCTGTTTCCCCTGCCGCGCCTTCAAGCCGCCATCGAGGAGATTCGGCAATTGGCGCAGGGGCAGCCCGTTGTAACCTATTGCCACCACGGTCATCGAAGCGTGCAGGCGGCGGCAATATTGCGTGAAGCCGGCATCGGACGCGTGATGAGTATGGCCGGCGGGATCGATGCGTGGTCCACGGAGATCGATCCGAACGTGCCCCGCTATTGA
- a CDS encoding amidohydrolase, whose translation MSGPADRVFFTAMTDVHRIIERITPELVALRREIHAHPELAFEEFETSRRVEAVLRRLRGLHVQTGLAKTGVVATLNPDKPGPCIALRAELDALPIDEMTGAAHTSKIPGKMHACGHDGHMACLVGAAMVLSEIADELPGKVKFIFQPAEESGGGGEKLCVAGVLDAPRVDAIFALHGWPYLDLGCVGVCHGPAMAATNPWHVTIHGQGAHAAYPHRGVDPILVAAHVVTAVQSIASRHVDPLDAVVVTVATIRAGTAGNIIPATAELGGTIRTLDAAVRQSAVERFKSLVEQTAAAFGARASVEVQWGYPALVNDEVACALVSEVASEVVGTSRVADRMRPSMGGEDFAYYAERVPAAFWRLGVRRGDPEGQPTLHQANYDFADEAIPLGVRMHCEIARRFLKQDGRLRS comes from the coding sequence GTGAGCGGTCCGGCTGATCGTGTATTCTTCACGGCCATGACGGATGTTCATCGAATCATCGAACGCATTACGCCCGAGCTGGTCGCGCTGCGCCGTGAGATTCACGCTCATCCGGAGTTGGCATTTGAGGAGTTCGAGACGTCGCGACGCGTCGAGGCCGTCTTGCGTCGGCTTCGAGGCTTGCACGTTCAGACCGGCCTGGCGAAGACCGGTGTCGTCGCGACGTTGAACCCGGACAAGCCGGGACCCTGCATCGCGCTGCGTGCCGAGCTGGACGCGCTTCCGATTGACGAAATGACCGGCGCGGCACACACCTCGAAAATACCGGGAAAGATGCACGCCTGCGGGCACGATGGCCACATGGCCTGCCTCGTCGGAGCCGCGATGGTTCTGTCGGAAATTGCGGATGAATTGCCCGGGAAAGTCAAATTCATCTTTCAGCCCGCCGAAGAAAGTGGGGGCGGCGGAGAAAAGCTCTGCGTGGCAGGCGTTCTGGACGCGCCACGTGTGGACGCCATCTTTGCCTTGCACGGCTGGCCGTATCTGGATCTCGGTTGCGTCGGAGTGTGTCACGGGCCGGCGATGGCGGCGACCAATCCGTGGCACGTGACCATTCACGGACAAGGCGCGCACGCCGCCTATCCGCATCGCGGTGTCGATCCGATTCTGGTTGCGGCACATGTCGTCACTGCCGTCCAGTCGATTGCATCGCGCCACGTGGATCCACTCGATGCCGTCGTCGTGACGGTCGCGACGATTCGAGCCGGCACAGCCGGAAATATTATCCCGGCGACCGCGGAATTGGGCGGAACAATTCGTACCCTCGATGCGGCGGTGCGGCAGAGCGCGGTGGAGCGATTCAAATCACTGGTTGAGCAGACTGCCGCCGCCTTCGGCGCCCGGGCATCGGTGGAGGTGCAATGGGGATATCCGGCGCTCGTGAACGACGAAGTCGCCTGCGCCCTCGTGTCAGAGGTGGCGAGCGAAGTCGTCGGCACGTCTCGCGTGGCCGACCGGATGCGTCCGAGCATGGGTGGCGAGGACTTTGCGTATTACGCGGAGCGCGTTCCGGCGGCGTTCTGGCGTCTGGGGGTTCGACGCGGCGATCCGGAAGGGCAGCCGACGCTGCATCAGGCAAACTACGATTTTGCGGATGAGGCGATCCCACTGGGTGTCCGAATGCACTGCGAAATTGCCCGACGTTTTTTGAAACAAGATGGGAGACTCCGCTCGTGA
- a CDS encoding pilus assembly protein — MRRNRKTRHARRAATAVELAVVAPLVMLFMCGAIETGYAFMIKQTIGLATNRAARAATLPGATSDDVISIVTEEMEKAGLSGFDIATNIDELGPTERQVWVEVSIPLHRVLFTGKLLGGESFALSAKKTANREMSPVATSW, encoded by the coding sequence ATGCGACGAAACAGGAAGACTCGACATGCGAGGCGCGCGGCGACAGCGGTGGAACTGGCCGTGGTGGCGCCGCTGGTGATGCTGTTCATGTGCGGGGCAATCGAAACCGGCTATGCCTTCATGATCAAGCAGACGATCGGTCTTGCGACCAACCGGGCGGCCCGTGCGGCAACTCTGCCGGGAGCAACCTCGGACGATGTCATATCGATCGTCACCGAGGAAATGGAAAAGGCCGGCTTGAGCGGCTTTGATATCGCCACGAACATCGACGAACTCGGCCCGACGGAACGACAGGTGTGGGTCGAAGTGTCAATTCCATTGCACCGCGTGCTGTTCACCGGGAAGTTGCTTGGCGGCGAGAGCTTCGCCTTATCGGCAAAGAAGACCGCCAACCGCGAAATGTCTCCGGTCGCGACATCCTGGTGA
- a CDS encoding DUF4198 domain-containing protein codes for MLGRNPILVVKLCLCLVPAIPGMAWGHDSWLIADSERVMPGTSVRLSFRTGEIFPISDAPTRTDRIASFSMLRGKRVSAIDQYDVEDMSLVANPFLPTPGYAVMGCALKPRLITLSAGNFDAYLADESADDAIRIRQQRGRPASDVIEQYTKMAKTVIAAGEPEASDESYLLPIGHRLEFVPLSNPLAWRVGGRAEFRVLLDGHAWPGVSVSAGHDGVSAHGYAARTKTDHAGIVSLELPVAGLWFVKAHLIREADPLAEQSWESFWASFTFRVDGGSAEPATTPTRSPDLIPSTASEPKTSGAAPGAIAESDMAADIRSIVAVHGEIDPWAALGFRMGRRALAELGLPRGSPRLLAVHRTPFEHPYTFIADGVQSATGASIGRLTLLVAKCDRTAMLTTFFDQSTGKGIAIQLTEAAWKACESGHSKADLERAAILVLSQPEELLFRQTEAETMPTQNDIHPTPTTGPSVDSSGLRRLVLPDSVAARDSNAGSHALTRVGLAASLALACR; via the coding sequence ATGCTCGGGCGAAATCCGATTCTCGTGGTCAAGCTTTGCTTATGTCTTGTGCCGGCAATTCCGGGAATGGCCTGGGGGCATGACTCGTGGTTGATTGCTGACAGCGAGCGGGTCATGCCGGGGACCTCGGTTCGCTTGTCGTTTCGAACGGGTGAAATTTTTCCGATCAGCGATGCGCCGACCCGGACGGATCGCATTGCGTCGTTTTCCATGTTGCGAGGCAAGCGTGTCTCGGCGATTGATCAGTATGACGTCGAAGACATGTCGCTCGTCGCGAACCCATTCCTGCCGACGCCCGGCTATGCCGTTATGGGGTGCGCGTTGAAGCCCAGGTTGATTACGCTTTCTGCCGGAAATTTTGACGCGTACCTTGCGGATGAGTCGGCTGACGACGCGATTCGGATTCGACAGCAGCGGGGGCGACCGGCATCGGATGTCATCGAGCAGTATACCAAGATGGCAAAGACGGTGATCGCGGCCGGCGAGCCGGAAGCGTCCGATGAGTCATATCTGCTTCCGATCGGACATCGCCTGGAGTTCGTGCCGCTCTCGAATCCGTTGGCCTGGCGTGTCGGCGGTCGTGCGGAATTCCGTGTGCTGCTTGACGGCCACGCATGGCCCGGCGTCAGCGTGTCGGCGGGACACGATGGCGTCAGCGCCCACGGCTATGCGGCTCGAACGAAGACAGATCATGCCGGCATCGTGTCATTGGAATTGCCGGTCGCGGGACTCTGGTTTGTCAAAGCGCATCTGATCCGCGAAGCCGACCCGTTGGCTGAACAATCGTGGGAGAGCTTCTGGGCCTCGTTCACGTTTCGCGTCGACGGCGGTTCGGCGGAGCCTGCGACGACGCCGACACGATCGCCAGATTTGATTCCTTCTACCGCCTCGGAGCCGAAGACATCAGGCGCGGCGCCGGGCGCAATTGCGGAAAGTGACATGGCCGCGGACATTCGATCAATCGTCGCGGTTCATGGTGAGATTGACCCGTGGGCCGCATTGGGATTTCGAATGGGACGGCGTGCATTGGCGGAGCTGGGATTGCCTCGTGGAAGCCCGCGCCTTCTCGCTGTGCATCGGACGCCATTTGAGCATCCATACACCTTCATTGCAGATGGCGTGCAGAGCGCGACCGGCGCCTCGATTGGCCGGCTGACGCTCCTCGTCGCAAAATGCGATCGTACTGCCATGCTCACGACATTCTTCGATCAGAGCACAGGCAAGGGAATTGCGATTCAGTTAACCGAAGCGGCATGGAAGGCGTGTGAATCAGGACATTCCAAGGCCGATCTTGAAAGGGCCGCGATTCTTGTGCTGAGTCAGCCGGAGGAGTTGCTTTTCAGGCAGACCGAGGCTGAGACCATGCCGACGCAGAATGACATACACCCGACACCAACAACCGGTCCATCGGTCGATTCATCGGGCTTGCGCCGGTTGGTTCTGCCGGATTCAGTCGCCGCGCGTGATTCAAACGCCGGTTCGCACGCTCTGACGCGCGTCGGGCTCGCTGCGTCGCTGGCGTTGGCCTGCCGCTAG
- the lpxA gene encoding acyl-ACP--UDP-N-acetylglucosamine O-acyltransferase, whose amino-acid sequence MPIHPTAIIDRQAEIDPTAEIGPYAIIEGSVKIGAGARLYPHTYVSGWTEIGERCELHPNAVVGHLPQDFHFKGERSYCRIGSGTIIRESASIHRGTQPESWTIVGENCFLLAYSHIGHNCELGNGVKIYNNSALAGHVIVYDNAIISAYSMVHQFARIGDYVMIGGGSRITKDIPPYMKVWDGGLVRGYNSIGLKRSGRFSQDDVNEARTAYKILFRSGLPVSKAIEQFSAVATGRVGKRMLEFVRGESKLGIVGGGDSATEDIGEDE is encoded by the coding sequence ATGCCCATTCATCCGACGGCAATTATCGACCGGCAAGCGGAAATCGACCCCACGGCCGAGATCGGCCCCTACGCCATAATCGAAGGTTCGGTGAAGATCGGCGCGGGGGCCCGGCTCTATCCCCACACCTATGTGTCGGGATGGACCGAGATTGGTGAACGTTGCGAGTTGCATCCCAACGCCGTCGTGGGTCACCTGCCGCAGGATTTTCATTTCAAGGGTGAGCGTTCCTATTGTCGAATCGGCTCCGGGACGATTATCCGCGAAAGCGCATCGATCCATCGCGGCACGCAGCCTGAATCCTGGACAATCGTTGGTGAGAACTGCTTCCTGCTCGCCTATTCGCACATTGGTCACAATTGCGAACTCGGCAACGGCGTCAAGATCTATAACAACAGTGCGCTGGCCGGTCACGTCATCGTGTACGACAACGCGATCATCAGCGCCTATTCGATGGTGCACCAGTTCGCCCGCATCGGTGATTATGTCATGATCGGAGGCGGATCACGAATCACAAAAGACATCCCGCCATACATGAAAGTCTGGGATGGCGGCCTGGTACGCGGCTACAACTCAATCGGCCTCAAGCGATCCGGACGGTTCTCGCAGGATGACGTCAACGAAGCCCGCACCGCGTACAAGATTCTGTTTCGATCCGGCCTTCCGGTGAGCAAGGCAATTGAACAATTCAGCGCGGTCGCCACGGGCCGCGTCGGAAAACGCATGCTCGAATTCGTGCGCGGCGAATCGAAGCTCGGCATCGTCGGCGGAGGCGACAGCGCGACTGAAGATATCGGCGAGGACGAATGA
- a CDS encoding RnfABCDGE type electron transport complex subunit C: MSLLSNLIGPRQAFDGGLFLPDQKSIIARQPIQTLAPDGPLRVPLAAAANLPVELTVRVGQRVIAGEPISRALTADALPAHAPVAGHVTEISRTWSPFDGQVAAAVIEPDGTADAISPNPDWEDESLIIHLAERGVMCEFPRMPLHQYLQQAVATGVTDLIVNAMETEPFVATDLRTIVEQPGRIVDATCELADALGVLRAIIAVPFRHRRIVHRLKSEAADRMVEIVAMADPYPQCHPHLLVKAILQREIPPGMSPLDERAVVLPLAAVRAAADAVMGGLPVTHAVLTVSGDAIEQPGVYRIPVGTPIERLVHRLGLRGPIEQAVMGGPLTGIPLGDAQAVITRESNALLLFLERELVTPTDCIRCGWCVDDCPVGIVPPDLMRLDVAAACTNVELSHLKACIDCGLCTYVCPSQLPLAQAIRRARTRFARPSEMVDTTA; this comes from the coding sequence ATGTCATTGCTGTCCAACTTGATCGGGCCACGTCAGGCGTTTGACGGCGGTCTCTTTCTCCCGGATCAGAAATCAATCATCGCCCGCCAGCCGATACAGACGCTCGCGCCGGATGGACCGCTCCGCGTGCCGCTTGCCGCCGCCGCAAACCTGCCGGTCGAATTGACGGTCCGCGTCGGGCAGCGCGTGATTGCCGGCGAACCGATTTCACGCGCCTTGACTGCCGACGCCTTGCCTGCACACGCGCCTGTCGCAGGCCACGTCACGGAAATCTCACGAACGTGGTCGCCCTTCGACGGCCAGGTCGCCGCCGCCGTCATCGAGCCGGACGGCACCGCGGATGCCATCTCGCCGAATCCCGACTGGGAGGATGAATCGCTGATCATCCATTTGGCCGAACGCGGTGTGATGTGCGAATTCCCGCGCATGCCGTTGCACCAGTACCTGCAACAGGCCGTCGCGACGGGCGTGACGGATCTGATCGTCAACGCGATGGAAACCGAGCCATTCGTGGCGACCGATCTTCGAACGATCGTCGAACAGCCCGGCCGAATCGTGGACGCGACCTGCGAACTCGCCGACGCTCTGGGCGTTCTCCGTGCGATCATCGCCGTTCCCTTTCGCCATCGACGAATCGTCCACCGCCTCAAGTCTGAGGCGGCTGATCGGATGGTTGAAATCGTTGCAATGGCCGATCCGTATCCGCAGTGTCACCCCCACCTGCTCGTCAAGGCGATTCTCCAACGCGAAATCCCACCCGGCATGAGCCCGCTGGACGAGCGTGCCGTCGTCCTGCCGCTGGCTGCCGTGCGTGCCGCGGCCGACGCAGTCATGGGCGGTCTCCCCGTGACCCATGCGGTGCTCACGGTCTCAGGCGATGCCATCGAGCAACCGGGCGTCTATCGCATTCCCGTCGGCACACCGATCGAGCGACTGGTGCATCGGCTCGGACTTCGTGGACCGATCGAACAAGCCGTCATGGGCGGCCCGCTCACAGGAATCCCCCTCGGGGATGCCCAAGCCGTCATCACCCGGGAATCCAACGCGCTGCTGTTGTTTCTCGAGCGCGAACTGGTCACACCGACCGATTGCATCCGCTGTGGCTGGTGCGTGGATGACTGTCCGGTCGGAATCGTCCCTCCGGACCTGATGCGACTCGACGTCGCCGCCGCCTGTACGAATGTTGAGCTGTCGCATCTCAAGGCGTGCATCGATTGCGGCCTTTGCACCTACGTCTGTCCGTCTCAGCTGCCGCTGGCCCAAGCGATTCGTCGAGCCCGAACTCGATTTGCCCGTCCTTCGGAAATGGTGGACACGACCGCGTGA
- a CDS encoding RnfABCDGE type electron transport complex subunit D, which yields MGSPPHRSGGHTHRQVVRAWLLAAGVVGLCGVTLFGAAAARVILACVFSAVATDALMGLLSRSPFQGRSERAALTGMLLALTLPATTPWAVALFGSVVAVLVGQGIFQGRLMPALVGRVVTQYVFSGYLFLAGTLLYSPVLTPAHLFFGDISDAERVVHYQGWFESQESTIHNAYELERPVQILRKFAHARLPADGDLIFTPILRDQLPPWRDTVFGVVPGGIGETCIIGLIVAGMYLVHRGFLRWQLPVTLVASAAFALSILPVETAAGFRWFPVLEIEQNQAVGLAYILHHLTAGQIMLTAFLLAVDPISSPLRVHGQIIFAAGIGLIAAFMRLYGSLDGECYWAVLLMNAFVGMIDRQLRRPVLGIAEE from the coding sequence ATGGGGTCGCCGCCACATCGGTCTGGCGGACACACTCACCGGCAGGTGGTGCGGGCCTGGTTGCTCGCGGCCGGCGTCGTCGGACTATGCGGAGTCACGCTATTTGGTGCGGCCGCCGCGCGGGTCATTCTGGCGTGCGTGTTCTCGGCGGTCGCGACCGATGCACTGATGGGGCTGCTTTCGCGATCGCCTTTTCAAGGCCGATCAGAACGGGCCGCACTCACTGGCATGCTCCTGGCACTGACCTTGCCGGCGACGACGCCGTGGGCTGTTGCCCTGTTCGGCTCGGTGGTTGCCGTATTGGTAGGTCAGGGCATCTTCCAGGGCCGGCTGATGCCGGCGCTGGTCGGCCGGGTTGTCACTCAATATGTCTTTTCAGGATACCTTTTCCTCGCAGGGACGCTGCTCTACTCACCCGTGCTTACGCCAGCCCACCTGTTTTTCGGGGATATCTCCGATGCCGAGCGAGTCGTGCACTATCAAGGCTGGTTTGAGTCGCAGGAATCCACGATCCACAACGCCTACGAACTTGAGCGCCCCGTGCAAATTCTCCGCAAATTCGCACACGCCAGGCTTCCTGCCGACGGCGATTTGATCTTCACGCCGATTCTTCGCGATCAACTTCCGCCCTGGCGAGATACGGTGTTCGGCGTCGTGCCGGGCGGAATCGGCGAAACCTGCATCATCGGATTGATCGTCGCTGGAATGTACCTCGTGCATCGCGGTTTTCTGAGGTGGCAGCTTCCGGTCACGCTCGTCGCAAGCGCCGCGTTCGCCCTCTCCATACTGCCCGTCGAGACCGCCGCCGGCTTTCGCTGGTTTCCGGTGTTGGAGATTGAGCAGAACCAGGCTGTCGGGCTCGCCTATATTCTCCACCACCTGACCGCCGGCCAGATCATGTTGACGGCATTCCTGCTCGCGGTGGATCCGATCTCCTCGCCGCTGCGCGTTCATGGCCAGATCATTTTCGCCGCGGGCATCGGGTTGATCGCCGCATTCATGCGTCTGTATGGCTCGCTTGACGGCGAGTGCTACTGGGCCGTCCTCCTGATGAATGCCTTTGTCGGGATGATTGACCGACAACTCCGGCGACCCGTTCTCGGAATTGCGGAAGAATAA
- a CDS encoding PilT/PilU family type 4a pilus ATPase produces the protein MDLPAILRFALANGASDVHLQSGSPPIVRIQGQMRALDVPALQSDTARQVIADLMPADRVMNLDRNLTDGVDFSFQADGIGRFRCSAYSHLGRPGLVMRVIPAAPPQLSALNLPEVLEEIALEDRGMTLITGTTGSGKSTTLAAMIDLINSARSKKIVTIEDPVEFIYQNRRSLISQLEVGHDTPSFQQGLRQALRQDPDVIVIGELRDLETLRIALQAADTGHQVFATVHSSNTWQTIERIIAMFPPAEHRLLLSQLAKSIEAIISQRLVTSKDGPRIPAVEILRGSPVTEKYLLENRLSELSDYLASGESGMQTFDQHLLELYNTKRITGTQAMQWSSNTEAMSLAMRGIRRVGGGRMTAQK, from the coding sequence ATGGACCTGCCTGCCATTCTTCGTTTCGCACTCGCGAACGGCGCATCCGACGTGCATTTGCAATCGGGGTCGCCGCCCATCGTCCGAATCCAGGGACAAATGCGCGCGCTCGACGTCCCGGCACTTCAGTCAGACACGGCCCGACAGGTGATCGCCGACCTGATGCCCGCCGACCGTGTGATGAATCTCGACCGGAACCTGACCGATGGCGTCGATTTCTCATTTCAGGCCGACGGTATCGGGCGATTTCGTTGCAGCGCCTACAGCCACCTGGGGCGCCCGGGGCTGGTGATGCGCGTCATTCCGGCCGCCCCGCCGCAGCTCAGCGCACTGAATTTGCCGGAAGTGCTGGAAGAAATCGCACTTGAAGATCGCGGCATGACGCTGATCACCGGGACAACCGGCAGCGGAAAGAGCACGACACTTGCCGCGATGATCGACCTCATCAACTCGGCACGCAGCAAAAAAATCGTCACCATCGAAGACCCTGTTGAGTTCATTTATCAAAACCGCCGATCGCTCATTTCGCAGCTCGAAGTGGGGCATGACACGCCGTCGTTCCAGCAGGGCCTTCGCCAGGCGCTGCGCCAGGACCCTGACGTCATCGTCATCGGCGAACTTCGCGATCTCGAGACGCTGCGAATCGCCTTGCAGGCCGCCGATACCGGCCATCAGGTGTTCGCCACCGTTCACAGCTCGAATACATGGCAGACCATCGAGCGCATCATTGCGATGTTCCCCCCCGCCGAGCACCGGCTGCTGCTGTCACAACTCGCGAAATCGATCGAAGCGATCATCTCCCAGCGATTGGTCACGTCAAAGGACGGACCGCGCATTCCGGCCGTTGAGATTCTCCGAGGCTCGCCCGTGACCGAGAAGTACCTCCTCGAGAACAGGCTTTCGGAACTAAGCGATTATCTCGCGAGCGGCGAATCCGGCATGCAGACCTTTGATCAACATCTGCTGGAGCTTTACAACACAAAGCGAATCACCGGTACACAGGCGATGCAGTGGAGCAGCAATACCGAGGCGATGTCACTTGCAATGCGCGGAATCCGCCGAGTCGGCGGTGGAAGGATGACTGCGCAGAAATAG
- a CDS encoding ABC transporter permease, with protein MRKTWAVAMREYRTNVRSKGFIVGVILMPVFMSGSVLVQTLVAKRGDASVKRVAVIDRTGSLFVPLHDAAEWRNKHDIFDSETGRQMEPSYEMVEIPPNEADRQGQLLELSDRVRSGELFAFVEINRGILDPREAAVAPAEPGMPSETTAASAAGSATAASIQPQSEGGAIRYYSNRETYRELPEWLSEVIGDRVRAARFARSGMDLETVMRALAPVRLDSFGLLSRSQTGEVKGGEATSAAAGFLVPFFVMMMMWMLLMIAVQPLLHGVLEEKMQRISEVLLGSLRPFDLMMGKLIGHAFVALTLLGIYAAGGIAVAAYYGKMDMVSPVLVGWFVFFLALAIFMYGSMFLAAGACCNDVKEAQSLIMPVMFPMIIPMFFLVPIIRDPGGGIATALSLFPLTSPMIMTMRQSMEVPVPLWQAPAALAGCALVTVICVWAAGRVFRVGILMQGKPPKMGQILSWAVRG; from the coding sequence ATGCGAAAGACCTGGGCGGTCGCGATGCGCGAGTATCGCACCAACGTGCGGAGCAAGGGCTTCATCGTCGGCGTGATTCTCATGCCGGTGTTCATGTCGGGCAGTGTGCTCGTGCAGACGCTGGTGGCGAAGCGCGGCGATGCAAGCGTCAAGCGCGTGGCCGTGATTGATCGGACCGGAAGTCTGTTTGTCCCGCTGCACGATGCCGCCGAATGGCGCAACAAGCATGACATCTTCGATTCCGAAACCGGCAGGCAAATGGAACCGAGCTACGAGATGGTGGAGATTCCGCCGAACGAGGCGGATCGACAGGGGCAGTTGCTGGAACTCTCGGACCGGGTCCGGTCCGGAGAGTTGTTTGCGTTCGTGGAGATCAATCGTGGGATTCTTGATCCGAGGGAGGCTGCTGTCGCTCCCGCGGAGCCGGGAATGCCTTCTGAAACAACAGCTGCCTCCGCGGCCGGAAGTGCGACAGCGGCTTCGATACAGCCGCAGAGCGAGGGAGGCGCGATCCGCTATTACTCCAATCGGGAAACGTATCGCGAGTTGCCGGAGTGGTTGAGCGAGGTTATCGGGGATCGGGTCCGGGCGGCTCGTTTTGCTCGTTCGGGCATGGATTTGGAAACCGTGATGCGCGCGCTGGCGCCGGTCAGGCTGGATTCTTTCGGGTTGCTTTCACGTTCGCAAACCGGCGAGGTGAAGGGCGGCGAGGCCACCAGCGCCGCGGCGGGGTTCCTTGTGCCCTTTTTCGTCATGATGATGATGTGGATGCTGCTCATGATCGCCGTGCAGCCGCTGTTGCATGGCGTGCTCGAGGAAAAAATGCAGCGCATCAGCGAGGTGCTGCTTGGTTCGCTCCGGCCGTTCGATCTGATGATGGGCAAGCTCATCGGTCATGCCTTCGTCGCGTTGACGCTGCTGGGCATCTATGCCGCCGGCGGGATCGCCGTCGCAGCGTACTACGGCAAGATGGACATGGTCAGTCCGGTTCTGGTGGGCTGGTTCGTGTTCTTCCTTGCGTTGGCCATCTTCATGTACGGCTCGATGTTCCTGGCTGCCGGGGCATGCTGTAATGACGTGAAGGAGGCGCAGAGCCTGATTATGCCGGTCATGTTCCCGATGATCATTCCGATGTTCTTTCTCGTGCCGATTATCCGCGATCCGGGCGGCGGGATTGCCACGGCATTGTCACTGTTCCCACTTACGTCACCGATGATCATGACCATGCGTCAATCGATGGAGGTGCCGGTTCCGTTGTGGCAGGCGCCGGCTGCGCTGGCGGGGTGCGCGCTGGTTACCGTCATTTGCGTCTGGGCCGCGGGAAGGGTGTTCCGTGTGGGAATTCTGATGCAGGGTAAACCGCCGAAGATGGGACAAATCCTGAGCTGGGCGGTTCGGGGGTAG
- a CDS encoding ATP-binding cassette domain-containing protein, translating into MSSAVSIADVTKTFGATVAVNQLSLMVPRGVVYGFIGPNGSGKSTTLRMIMRIYHPDSGRIEVLGEDATSGGAASDRVGYLPEERGLYRKMKVHDLLKFYAELKGRRVNNAEIDGWLNRIDLPGVGPKPVESLSKGMAQKVQFLTTILHEPELLILDEPFSGLDPVNMEVVKDVILEQRRRGATIIFSTHDMEVAEKMCDFIFMIYKGRKVLDGTLLSIQERFGRDTVRVRCEGNGVDFEQLPGVERVNNYGQLQELRMSQGSDSQAVLAALVARTRVSHFEIATPTLHDIFVRIAGPAAEPEPDGAARIKFQPASSGGV; encoded by the coding sequence ATGAGTAGTGCAGTATCCATCGCGGACGTGACCAAGACGTTCGGCGCGACGGTCGCGGTGAACCAGCTTTCGTTGATGGTTCCTCGCGGCGTGGTTTACGGGTTCATCGGGCCGAACGGTTCCGGCAAGTCCACGACGCTTCGCATGATCATGCGGATCTACCATCCCGACAGCGGTCGTATCGAGGTGCTGGGCGAAGACGCGACGAGCGGCGGCGCGGCGTCGGATCGGGTGGGCTATCTGCCCGAGGAGCGCGGACTGTATCGCAAGATGAAGGTCCATGATCTTCTGAAATTCTACGCGGAGCTGAAGGGCCGGCGCGTCAACAACGCTGAAATAGACGGATGGCTGAATCGAATCGATCTTCCCGGTGTGGGGCCCAAACCGGTTGAGTCGTTGTCGAAGGGCATGGCTCAAAAGGTTCAGTTCCTGACGACGATTCTTCACGAGCCGGAGCTGCTGATTCTGGATGAGCCGTTTTCGGGACTGGATCCGGTCAATATGGAAGTCGTCAAGGACGTGATCCTCGAGCAGCGACGCCGCGGTGCGACGATCATCTTCTCGACGCATGACATGGAAGTGGCCGAGAAGATGTGCGATTTCATCTTCATGATTTACAAGGGCCGCAAGGTGCTGGATGGAACGCTCTTGTCGATACAGGAGCGATTCGGGCGCGACACCGTGCGCGTGCGGTGCGAAGGCAACGGCGTGGATTTCGAGCAACTGCCCGGCGTGGAGCGTGTGAACAACTACGGCCAGCTACAGGAATTGCGCATGTCGCAGGGTTCTGATTCGCAAGCGGTGCTCGCCGCGCTGGTTGCTCGAACTCGGGTGAGCCATTTCGAGATCGCCACGCCGACGCTGCATGATATCTTCGTTCGAATCGCAGGCCCGGCGGCGGAACCGGAGCCCGATGGGGCGGCAAGAATCAAATTTCAGCCGGCAAGCAGCGGTGGAGTGTGA